From Erigeron canadensis isolate Cc75 chromosome 5, C_canadensis_v1, whole genome shotgun sequence:
TAATGATCTTTTTTTAGCAATTGGGAAGTGGGGACTAAGCTCAGCTGTGACGACTAAATCATGTAACAGCTTcttagaaattaaaagaaaaaagtagaTCATAGTGCAATGTATACGGGCAAGCGCAGGAGGTTTACCTAGCATCTACTAAGAGTGAGTCTTTACTCAGATGTGCCATATCTACTATTCTTGTGATCATTAGTACCTTTCCCTACTTAGAGAGgtttaaatttgaaatattcTGTAGAAACGTCATGATAATGCCTTTATATTTATCAGACAATTTCTATCTTATTCCAATCAAAACTATGAATTTCACGACTTATTTAAACACGTAAAACAATTGTAACCTCATTTGATATAAAGAAACTAGATTTATGTGTAGTGATATTTTAGAAATGGATATACATCATGAATTCtaaaacttttcattttcatataaataaGTATTTTAGAGCtaaataaaagttgtttgtGTCGATGTTATATtcaattttaaagttatataaatgaaatctaatcattagttataaatatttataagatAGGAAGGTttaaatttttggtgaattaATAAAATGTAGAGACTTTTTAGATAGAAAAAACTAACTTGTCGAGTTGCAATATACTTTCGAAATCATTTAGTATATCATATTAGTTTCTGAAAAGGACAAAGCAAATATTGATAAGGCTAAATAAAAGCAACGAAAAAGAAGTACGAACAGGTAAAATTTAATGAATGAGAGAGATATATCAACAAATCAGAGTGGCGCAGCGGAAGCGTGGTGGGCCCATAACCCACAGGTCCCAGGATCGAAACCTGGCTCTGATATATAAGAGTGGCTTccgttatttttcttttcattccaCTTATAACATTTACACTAATTATGTTGTTATTTTAAAGGCAGTCTTTTGCTCATCTTCTTACGATTTTACatctcttttttatatatattttttaaaagataggAAGATATTAGATTCCTGTCTTCATTATCGTTTCCATTTATTGTAAGTCAATGTAATTTACATGTTGGTATAAACTTTGAACTCAAACTTTTTAATTGATACAACACATTTGGCAGCCTTTGGAGTGTGCCTTAAATCTAACCAAATATGAGTATTTTCTGAATCTTTTCTCTGACCACTCTCAAGAAATCTTATGCTTTTTCTTTAGTTATTTTTACATTCGATTTTGATTATTCATCCACTATTTAAAGATATTTCTAAAGTCTAGATTTTATACATGCCAATTAGTTTGCTCAGTGTCATTTACAAGTATCATGAAGGAGCCTGTAAGAATTAATGGTTTTTCAGCTGACAATAATCACACAATGTATTTCATGACATTGCTAATTATGctccttataaaacatatgcAAAAATAGCAACACATTATTAAGTGTAAACAGTCCAAATTAATGAAGaaatcaaatattattaaatgaCAGTGAAGCTTTCACTGTTATACACACCTGTCTACTCCAATTTGTTATGCCAAAACATACAACTTAACCAACACTCCAAACAGTCCGAAAACTCAAAATCACAAAATAGGCAAAGCTATTCAATATATCTGTTTCATAAAAATGGTACCAGTTACTCTTTGACACGTGTTTAAGAACATCAATAGTTCGTAAACAGGCGTGTCATTTTGTAAAGATTGATGATATGTATCTATATCAGCTTAACTCACTGTCTGCCTTCTTGAACCCGGAGTTGTCTTCAAAAGTAGCTCTTGAAGATGATCATAACGATCACGGTGATAATCAGCCCATATGCACAGCTGCTTTATAGCCTCCCGTTTATCCTCTCCAAAACCTGATATCCATTCTTCTTTCATAAGGATTGTGTTCTCTAGCTCTCCAATCTTTTCATCCTTTTTCACAATTCCAATCTTCATGTTCTCCAATGATTTCATCAAACTGGCATTCTCCCCTGCAGAAACTTTTAACTTCGTCACCATTTCttcagttttttgttttgtatcttCGTTCATATGCTTGACCTGAATCTGTGCGGCTTGGATTTCATTTCTGATTTCATAAACACGTGTTGTCAAGTGTCCGTAATCCTCTTCAAACTTTACATTGAGCGAGTCAATGCCAGTCAAGGTCTCGTGGACTTTTTCTTGGACCTCTTGTTTGATGGCGGTGATCGTTTGGGACAATGTAGACATTTTGTCCATTAaagttttgttttcttgatgcAGTTTTTCTTCTTTGGTTGCGTGATCGTGTTCGGTCTCGTTTAACATCTGTTCAGTTACACGAAGCTTCTGGTTTGCTAGCCTGATTTTGACCTCCAGATTTCGGACTGTTTCAGTCAACGTGTTTATTTCATCTCCTCTCATTTCAAGATCACTTTTGAGGTCTTCTATGGTTTCTTCCAGCTGATCAACAATCTGTTCTTTCGACTGGTGACCACTTTGGATTTCATTTGACATTTCTTCAATTTTATTCTCAAGTTCTTTGATCAAGGACCTGTGTATTTCCTTTTCCCCCAGTAATCTTTCTTGATCACTGTTCATATTTGTGATCTCCTCTTTCAAACACTTGATCAGATTTTCGGATTCTAGTTTTTGGATGATTATGGATTCTAATTCTAGTTGCTTATCATTCACCTGAATGTGTAAAGATTCCAATTCCCTTTGCAGATTGTTGAGATTCTCTTGGAGAGCCAatatttcatcttctttctgCTTTTCAATTTCTGTTTTTTGGAATCGTAAAGACTCGAGTTCTTCCCTGATACCACTCATTTTACTTTCAGCTTCGTTCTTGAAAGATTCATTCATTTCCGTCTGCATTGAAAGCTCATTTTCTTTCTCAGCTAACTGTTCTCTTAATTGGCTACATTCAACAGAGAGAGTTTTGTTCTCCAACTCAGCATTTTCCAATTTTTGAAACAGAATCGATATCTCCTCTTCTGTTGTTTGCAATTTGTCTTTCATTTCACTGAATTCACATTTCAAGCCTACTAATTCTGACTCGAGATCCTTCTTTTCTCCTTTCAATTCAACAATAATGGCTCTTAGTTCTTCGATAGTAGTCAGGGCTGTTTCTTTCTCCATTATCAAACCGGTGTTTTCTCTATTGATATCTTCTATTTTCCGATACAGTTCACTTTCAACCACTGTGAAGTTCTCAAGTTTCAAACTGAGATCTCTATTTTCAGCCAAAAGTTTGGAGTTTTCTTCATGCAATCCATCAGATTGGAGTTTCAACTCGTTAAACATTTCTTCTGTTTCTGTTACTTGTGACTTTAATACTATCTTTTCTTCTgtttcaacttttaactttCTCTTTAACTCGTCAATCTCTATATTAGCTGCTTGAAGCTCTTCCTTGAGGCTGTCTGTCACCATATCAATCTGGTTTTCCAACTTCCCGTTTTTGCTTCCATTTTTATTAGAAgaatcatctgaatcagaacTTGACGAGGAAGAagaatctttttctttttctttctttgaacgGACTTTCTCTTTCAGTTTGCCAGTTATATTATCATAACGCTCATAAATTGATTGGTAACGATTGTGGAATTCCTCAAGCAATCCAACAAGTTTGTTCTTATCTTGTTGATCATCCTCATTCACAAGCTCTATAATCTTCTTGTAATTGTCCTCCGTTTCTAAAAATAAGAATACATCGTTTTATCATTTTATGCATGATCGATCGTCAACTCACTTTCATGTACTTTGACAATACTATAATTTGTTATAAGAATGAAAATATACgacaattcatatatatatatatagtacatacCTATATTGCTCCCTTTAAGTTCCTCATCTTTGTCGATGTCAATGAGACCTCCAACCATGGACTTGATTCTATTTCTAAAACGACGCTTCCCCATTAAATGCCCCTTAAATCTTGATGAAAAAAATTGAGTAGAGCTTGTCAACAAGATAAGACAGTTTCTATCTTAGGCACAGTTTAACATGACCCTAAAAATCGCAATAAAAGAAAGTTATAGAAGGCTTAAACTCCTTAAAGCAACCTACATCAATTCAATGCATGCCCAGTTTTGATGGCCACCAAaaatataagagaaaaaaaGGACAAAAGGGTGTCCTCTAAGGCGTATAGTTTCGTATGTTAGCAATTCAGCATAGTAATCATGGCATTAGTTATCACACTATAAGTGTATTATTTCATATGTGGAAATGCTTATGATTAGTGCAGGTTTATATCAAATTCAGCCCCTAAAGGATCTTCATTCCTGACAATTGAGGTTGATATTGATTACTTAATTACATAGTTACATGAATCCCACATAAAAAAGGTCGTGTTGTGTATAAAGTAATAGAGATTATCGATATGTACAAAAGAAAATATCCAGAAAAGCTGCACCAATTTTCAGCAAAAATGTGGTCaagtcattgaacatatatTGTGTCTAATTAAGTCACCCAGCTACATTTTCTATTTAAAAGTAATTCAATATATACTTTTGAGTAAGACAACCGTAGCTGGGTGACTTTACTAGTTTAACAACTTACCttgtttttgttgaaaattgatgtgacatttttaaacaatttatctaaaacaatcataaatcataaatagaaaaataaaaaagatgaaattgaTCAATGTGACTAAaaatatgcctaaaaatcagaCATTAACACATGACATAATCAACGGCtaagaatttttttatatatataaaaattactcTACACAAATTTCTCTCTTTGTACCTTAATTAGCCACTAATCATAACATGTGGCAGCAGCCAGCAACAGATTTGTAGGCTCATTTGTAAACGTACCAATCAAAGATATcttaacttaataattaaatagtTAATTTCATAAGAAAATTAAGAGGCAAAAAGGATTATATTTGTCTTTGAAAATAGTAGTTGTTAGTATTGGTAAGCAACCAGGTTCTTTTGTGGCCTTTTTAACAGATGGcctaatatattaattaataaatttttaattaaaataattggACAGCTAATAACATCAACTATATGAactgtttatatttatttggaaatacataaataataaagagtcaatcatcaaataaaaaaatagaaccTTAAATATCAGACTGAAAGCTCTATtatcattaatataatatttttttaaaaataacactAAAATTTATCTGGAAAAAAATTGAATTAGGATCACAAATATTGATGATCTGATCAAGGTTTTAAGAAAACTGtttgaaataataatatattattataaatgtaaataaacAGAGAATCAAAACTTAGGTATTAAGAATATTAATCATTTACAGTTAAAAAAAGAGAATTTAGCTGAAAATTAATAACATGCAATAACACAGAAATGATGATATGAAACTAGCTAGTAACGAGcttaaactaattaataatgatCATGAAGTTGTTTATAAATTGATGATACCTCTTAATATAATAGTTGAATTTTTGAGCTGAATGCTTCGGCCAATAAACCTGCAAAAAATGGAATCAAGTGTTTTCtggtgagtgtgtgtgtatatgtgtgtgtaataacGGAGACACGACAATGTTTTGACTTGATCAAAAAACATTTATTTCGCTTTCTTTTGCATATTCCAGGCTGGGTAATTTGGCAATGAGGTTAATTTACCCCTTCaaagttttaaaaacacaaaGTATATACATTGAATTGGACAAATGACACAAAATTATTCAGCATTATCGATTTTAAGTTACAAAAgcacttcttttatttttttaaggtttaatcaaaattttgattaaatttttcttaaaaaaccaaaaatttctACTTCAACCACTCTCGGAACAGAAAATGAATATTACAATTGATTCCAATTGGTTCATACTTAAAATTATAAGTTCTGACTAGTGTTATCATGtaaaagattttttaattaaaaaaatatagcaaAAAGTTAAATACAATGTAACTCGCtgccatatatataatttataaaagtatttGCAAAATGATATtacaattgtattttttttatatgttagctttttaaaatataatgataacatatgacattttatgttttatgttttatgttttattatagttataattattaatttattatgaccAGCATTTATCTTTATTTTGGTCATTGGTTGTAATAATAATGTGTGAAGTATTTTTTATTGCAATGGTGATAATATTGATAACatagtatatttttattttattgaatttCTTATTATGATACGATGATGCACTATATGTTTTATACAATAGTTTAATATAAACGTAAGGGGCAAGGCAAGGGTGTAGTCAGCAAAAATCTATCGGTAAGACAATCGGCAACCCTACACCCTACTTTTCAACAACTATCGGCTCTTGGCATCAGTTTCTATCATCGCCCAAATAGAGTCGATTGGAGTAACCGTTGGGTATGTGTGCATTGAggtaaataaacaaaaaaaatcatatatatatatatatacacacacatgcACACCCCGAAAGAATTGGGGGAGAATATGGATAAAGTATGGCGTGCCACTATAATCGCGTCTTCATCATAAATGGGAAAAGAGATGCTACCATCATTACCGTCTTCATCAACGCCGGAATAGGTGATAGGGTGATTTTTTCAGGTCACCGACAACCCTTTATTGTGGTCGTTCCCTTTTGCGGTTGATTTCACCAGAGATGGTGATGTTGAGTAAAAGAGTgaatatatagaattatagatagatagagaAGACTATAAGAGAAATGGAGAACAATTGATAtgtaaatatagaaaaaaaatagatagacatatatatatatatagctgtacatataaattttatatattattaatattattatttgaaaaagCCGATCGACACCTTTATTTCCTTTACACTATTAATTTTGGCAACTATTGGGAGATTTTTGGAATTGCCACATGGCAAGTTGTAATTGGTAAAAATTAGTCAAAATTGACAAATCGACACTGCACCGTTGCCCTTAaattatttctcattttatagGATTCAATGATATACATAATGAAAAACTTACAGGATGTATGTGTAAAGATATGATTAAATAAACGTTGTAtctgatatattatatatatcggGGTTAGCGCTACGTTTAGTATTTCCTGTGCATAAATATCATTCAGAAAAGGGAGTTGCGTTTGAGTTAAACTTGGAGATGGAagtctttttgatttttttgtgtttttcaaGTCACGCCactctttaattaactaaaatagtGAAAGAAAGTTTGAGGGACTGTTATGTATGAACCAACTATAAGAGGGGATTATATGTAAAATACTATGAATGAGGAAGCTGAGACAAAATGATTTTGTCTTGATTGCAGAAAACAAATTGAAACTCGATCCATACTTCGGAGACTTCGATGAGATAATAGCACcatgaaatattttataagttgGTCGTATATgaataattaaacttttattttattttattttattttttcctgaACGGCAAAGATTTTATTAAGGAAATAGCCAGTGGCATAAAGAGTACAGGAGGCCGAGATGACCTAACAAACAAAGGAATTACCGGGTGTTTTTGATCGTGTTTTATAGTTTATCAATGTATATAAGTATACTAGTCCTAGTACCCGTACAatatacggtagctatataaattatatcataaacaaattcgaatatgtctcatacatgatttgtgagtataaaataaattgtggttaaagtaaaccgataatcaaagttaattataataaacagtaattataaatataatatatggttagttaaagttttggagtttaccttaaatttttaaaattacatcaaaatcggaaATTGCAAGTATAGAGTATGACGACAAATAGCATTGTGATTTTGAATTGTAAACTCATTTTTGAAGTCTTgatattattaagttattataagtaatataagtaatagaagttgaaaaattgagaaagaaaaagtaataactttattaataagaaaacgatcaatcaaataaagttatgatgtgttttatatttataaactaagagttaaagtttaattctaagtctataagaaaattgaatttgtatacaataaaaaaaaagctaatttaataaaatagataaactaGAAGAATACGTGTCAATCAAAAATTACGTTACGtgtcattttaaaaaacatCTCAaccttgttttagtttattggtagataaattaataatcaaaaaCGATAAACAAAGAGCATAACATAATAACATATGATTACATCGAGAATGATTACGAAAGCTGCAGTTGCTTGTGatcgaaaaaaaaataaaaataaaataaaattaaagtacaTGTAATTACTATCCTAATATAATAAGAATACATTAATAAGGACACATGTACTCTAAATATTGTGTCACATGtcacttaaaaaaatattcaatcctattttagtttatcGGTAGAtattaacatgaaaatataaaaattttatatgctGATCATATATGTTAAGACCAACATATTAACACTTAGCA
This genomic window contains:
- the LOC122600090 gene encoding COP1-interactive protein 1-like; translated protein: MGKRRFRNRIKSMVGGLIDIDKDEELKGSNIETEDNYKKIIELVNEDDQQDKNKLVGLLEEFHNRYQSIYERYDNITGKLKEKVRSKKEKEKDSSSSSSSDSDDSSNKNGSKNGKLENQIDMVTDSLKEELQAANIEIDELKRKLKVETEEKIVLKSQVTETEEMFNELKLQSDGLHEENSKLLAENRDLSLKLENFTVVESELYRKIEDINRENTGLIMEKETALTTIEELRAIIVELKGEKKDLESELVGLKCEFSEMKDKLQTTEEEISILFQKLENAELENKTLSVECSQLREQLAEKENELSMQTEMNESFKNEAESKMSGIREELESLRFQKTEIEKQKEDEILALQENLNNLQRELESLHIQVNDKQLELESIIIQKLESENLIKCLKEEITNMNSDQERLLGEKEIHRSLIKELENKIEEMSNEIQSGHQSKEQIVDQLEETIEDLKSDLEMRGDEINTLTETVRNLEVKIRLANQKLRVTEQMLNETEHDHATKEEKLHQENKTLMDKMSTLSQTITAIKQEVQEKVHETLTGIDSLNVKFEEDYGHLTTRVYEIRNEIQAAQIQVKHMNEDTKQKTEEMVTKLKVSAGENASLMKSLENMKIGIVKKDEKIGELENTILMKEEWISGFGEDKREAIKQLCIWADYHRDRYDHLQELLLKTTPGSRRQTVS